From the Streptomyces sp. Sge12 genome, the window GACGGTCTCGGCGCCCACCACCGACGGACGGGCGCCCGAGCGTGACACGTTCGCGTGGACCGTGCTGTCGGCACTGGCCGGCAAGGTCGAGGCCACGGTCGAGGAGAACCGGACGGTGAGCATCAGCCTCTACAAACAGCGCGGCGCGGGACCAGGCCCGGCGTGAGCGGCGGGGAGATCCCGGTACGGGGCGGGGATCGGCCCCGGGTACGACACGAGGTCGACGGCGGCATCCCGGAGCAACAGCACGCCCGACCGCACCCGGCTGACGCGGATGCGGAAGACGGCTTTTTGGACTCGGCGGAGCGACGGGCGGGCCCTATGAGCGAGAACCAGCAGGAACAGCCACAACCATCCCGGCCGACCGAGGCCACGGCCCCGGCGGCGCCGGTGGTTCCGGCAGTGCCGGCGGCGCCGGTGTTCCCGGTGACCCCGGCCCTGCCGGATCCGCGCGACCGCAGTGGCGCGCGGGCGCTGTTCATCGAACTGCGGGCACTGCCCGACGGTTCGGTGGAGAAGGCGGAGCTGCGCAACCGGCTGGTACGGATGCACCTGCCGCTGGTGGAACACCTGGCGCGGCGCTTCCGCAACCGCGGTGAGCCGCTGGACGACCTGACGCAGGTCGCGACCATCGGCCTCATCAAGTCGGTGGACCGGTTCGACCCGGACCGCGGGGTCGAGTTCTCCACGTACGCCACGCCCACGGTGGTCGGCGAGATCAAGCGCCACTTCCGCGACAAGGGCTGGGCGGTCCGGGTGCCGCGTCGCCTGCAGGAGCTGCGGCTCTCGCTGACGACGGCCACGGCCGAACTGTCCCAGCAGCACGGCCGCTCCCCGACGGTGCACGAACTGGCCGAGCGGCTGGGGATCTCCGAGGAGGAGGTGCTGGAGGGGCTGGAATCGGCCAATGCCTACAGCACGCTCTCGCTCGACGTCCCGGACACCGACGACGAGTCGCCGGCGGTCGCGGACACCCTGGGCGCGGAGGACGAGGCCCTGGAGGGCGTCGAGTACCGCGAGTCCCTCAAGCCGCTGCTGGAGGGCCTGCCCCCGCGGGAGAAGCGGATCCTGCTGCTTCGCTTCTTCGGCAACATGACCCAGTCGCAGATCGCCCAGGAGGTCGGCATCTCCCAGATGCACGTCTCCCGGCTGCTGGCCCGCACCCTGGCCCAGCTCCGCGACAAGCTCCTCGTCGAGGAGTAACGGGCAGCGGGCAGCGGGGCTCGGCGGCGGGGAAGAACCGGACGACCGGCTATCGGGCCTGTTCCCCGGGCCCGATACCGAGAGCCTCGGTCGCCGTCGGGTTCACCAGGAGCGCCACGACGGCCACCGCGGCCAGGGCCAGCGCCACGGCGGCGGCGATCATCGCGCCGCCGGTGCTGTACAGGGTCCAGGCCACCGGCAGCGCCATCAGCTGGGTGATCAGCGCCGGGCCGCGGCTCCAGCGCCGGCCCAGGCGCAGCCCCCGGGCAGCGATCAGCGGCAGTGCGGCGAGTGCGAGCAGGGTGATCCCGCCCGTCTCGGCCTGCTGCGGGGAGTCGGGGTCGCCGGCGATCCCCACGAACAGCATGTAGAGCCCGAGGCCGGCCAGCGCCAGGCCCTCCAGGGCGGTGAGCGCGGCGGCCGCGGTCAGCCGGCCGGGCAGCGCGGCGGGCGGGGCCGCGGACGGGTCGGCGGCGGGGGCGGGGGCGTTCGCGGGCTGCTTCTTACTCACCCCAGCAGGGTAGCGGCGCGGCCCCCGGGCCCGGAGGGGACGGGCAGTACGGTCGGCATCGGAGGGGGTGGGTAGTCTGGCGCTCATGCGTGCACTTCTCGTGGCCAACCCAGCAGCGACGACCACCAGTGCGCGCACGCGCGACGTCCTGACCCACGCCCTGGCCAGCGAGATGAAGCTGGAGGCGGTCACCACCGAG encodes:
- a CDS encoding RNA polymerase sigma factor SigF, producing the protein MSGGEIPVRGGDRPRVRHEVDGGIPEQQHARPHPADADAEDGFLDSAERRAGPMSENQQEQPQPSRPTEATAPAAPVVPAVPAAPVFPVTPALPDPRDRSGARALFIELRALPDGSVEKAELRNRLVRMHLPLVEHLARRFRNRGEPLDDLTQVATIGLIKSVDRFDPDRGVEFSTYATPTVVGEIKRHFRDKGWAVRVPRRLQELRLSLTTATAELSQQHGRSPTVHELAERLGISEEEVLEGLESANAYSTLSLDVPDTDDESPAVADTLGAEDEALEGVEYRESLKPLLEGLPPREKRILLLRFFGNMTQSQIAQEVGISQMHVSRLLARTLAQLRDKLLVEE